One stretch of Cohnella algarum DNA includes these proteins:
- the ccsA gene encoding cytochrome c biogenesis protein CcsA, translating into MLTNDWLTDAVLYIYALSLLFFVSDAAYGKRNGKRIGTGLLVFVWILQTGFLLDLLVTRFASAEVALRDFVFFISWLLVSFSLALLRFVRAEVLVLLVNVAGFAVLFLNLLERPHRKIALESWEVARRLLYAHIGLITLSFAILTVAAILAGMYLFLHWRLKKKKWGDVMNRMPSLEAIDRYSFRTVLLGVPLLLLSLSTGLAALLEQGEYAQLLDAKVLLTVATSCVYAYYLFARGASRDDAPRSAVWNLTGYLILIAGVFVNSFSSFHK; encoded by the coding sequence ATGCTGACAAACGATTGGTTAACGGATGCCGTATTGTATATTTACGCCCTGAGCTTGCTGTTTTTCGTATCGGATGCCGCCTACGGCAAACGGAACGGGAAACGGATAGGAACAGGGCTGCTTGTTTTCGTATGGATTTTGCAGACGGGCTTTCTGCTGGATCTGCTTGTCACCCGGTTTGCTTCCGCCGAGGTGGCGCTAAGGGATTTCGTCTTTTTTATCTCCTGGCTGCTGGTCAGCTTTTCGCTTGCGCTGTTGCGCTTCGTGAGGGCGGAGGTGCTCGTCCTGCTCGTGAACGTAGCGGGCTTCGCGGTGCTGTTTTTGAATTTGCTGGAGCGCCCGCACCGGAAAATCGCCCTCGAATCGTGGGAAGTGGCGAGAAGACTGCTGTACGCGCATATCGGACTCATCACGCTGTCCTTTGCGATACTGACGGTTGCGGCCATTCTCGCCGGCATGTACCTGTTTCTCCACTGGAGGCTGAAAAAGAAAAAGTGGGGCGACGTCATGAACCGGATGCCGAGCCTGGAGGCGATCGACCGCTATTCGTTCCGCACCGTGCTGCTCGGCGTTCCGCTGCTGCTGCTCTCCCTGTCGACCGGGCTTGCGGCGCTGCTGGAGCAAGGGGAGTACGCGCAGCTGCTCGACGCGAAAGTGCTATTGACCGTCGCGACTTCTTGCGTGTATGCCTATTATTTGTTCGCGAGAGGCGCGAGCCGCGACGACGCCCCCAGGTCGGCCGTTTGGAATTTGACGGGCTACTTGATTTTGATCGCCGGTGTTTTCGTCAATTCGTTCTCTTCGTTTCATAAATAA
- the hemA gene encoding glutamyl-tRNA reductase — MHLIVVGLNYRTAPVEVRERFAISEQDLASALQALKRTTGILEGVIVATCNRTELYAVVDRHTLCGHYIRSFMEQWFNIPRAEFNHHLYMHEDERAIEHLFRVACGLDSMVIGETQILGQVRDAFLLAQEQKATGTLFNKLFKQAVTLAKRAHSETSIGENAVSVSYAAVELGKRIFGRFDNKRVMILGAGKMSELTAKHLSANGAKEVWVVNRTLERARELAAKFDGKAMEMNEALDRLHEADIVISSTGADRFVLTRKTVERAMEKRKKKPLFLIDIAVPRDIEPSCEEMANVYLYDIDDLEGIVETNLAKRQKEAAVIERMIAEEENEYLHWYATLGVTPLIRGLQEKTAAIHQATFESLLRKLPELDDRQIKVIRKLTKSMLNQVIHDPILRIKDMSADKRGEAAMNLFVQLFDLEEDVDRIQKEMNAEERARLDVTAQAAEAKTPEKHADPSSLLAQLAGALR, encoded by the coding sequence GTGCATCTGATCGTGGTCGGTCTCAACTATCGTACGGCTCCCGTCGAAGTGCGGGAACGTTTCGCCATATCGGAGCAAGACCTCGCATCGGCGCTTCAGGCGCTCAAGCGGACGACGGGCATTCTGGAAGGCGTCATCGTCGCCACCTGCAACCGGACGGAACTGTATGCGGTCGTGGACCGCCATACGCTGTGCGGTCATTATATCCGGTCCTTTATGGAACAATGGTTCAACATTCCGCGAGCGGAATTCAACCATCATCTATACATGCACGAAGACGAAAGGGCGATCGAGCATCTGTTCCGGGTCGCCTGCGGACTGGACTCGATGGTCATCGGGGAAACCCAGATTCTCGGCCAGGTCAGGGACGCTTTCCTGCTCGCGCAAGAGCAGAAAGCGACCGGAACTTTGTTCAACAAGCTGTTCAAGCAGGCGGTCACCCTCGCAAAACGCGCGCACTCCGAAACGTCCATCGGGGAAAACGCCGTATCGGTCAGCTATGCCGCGGTAGAGCTCGGCAAACGGATTTTCGGCCGCTTTGACAACAAGCGGGTGATGATTCTCGGAGCCGGCAAAATGAGCGAGCTGACGGCGAAGCATTTAAGCGCGAACGGCGCAAAGGAAGTTTGGGTCGTCAACCGCACGCTGGAACGGGCCCGGGAGCTGGCGGCCAAGTTCGACGGCAAGGCGATGGAGATGAACGAAGCCCTGGACCGGCTGCACGAAGCGGATATCGTCATCAGCAGCACCGGCGCGGACCGGTTCGTCCTTACGCGCAAGACGGTGGAGCGGGCGATGGAGAAGCGGAAGAAGAAGCCGTTGTTCCTGATCGATATCGCCGTGCCGCGGGATATCGAGCCGTCCTGCGAAGAGATGGCGAACGTCTATTTGTACGATATCGACGATCTGGAAGGCATCGTCGAAACGAACCTGGCAAAACGCCAAAAGGAAGCCGCCGTCATCGAACGGATGATCGCGGAGGAAGAGAACGAATATCTTCACTGGTATGCGACGCTCGGCGTGACGCCGCTCATTCGCGGCTTGCAGGAAAAGACGGCCGCCATCCATCAGGCGACGTTCGAAAGCCTGCTGCGCAAGCTTCCGGAACTGGACGACCGGCAAATCAAGGTCATACGCAAACTGACGAAGAGCATGCTGAATCAAGTCATTCACGATCCGATATTGCGGATCAAGGATATGTCCGCGGACAAGCGCGGCGAGGCCGCGATGAATTTGTTCGTCCAGCTGTTCGATCTGGAGGAAGATGTCGACCGTATCCAGAAGGAAATGAACGCGGAGGAGCGCGCGCGTCTCGACGTTACCGCCCAAGCGGCGGAAGCGAAAACTCCGGAGAAGCACGCGGATCCGTCCTCGCTGCTGGCGCAATTGGCCGGAGCGCTGCGTTAG
- the speD gene encoding adenosylmethionine decarboxylase: MEYSTFGRHVAVDTWGVDFDALNNVELLQSHMIEAAEACGATVLSVQAKQFEPQGATVLVMLSESHLSIHTYPERGFAAIDCYTCGETVDPQLAIDYMVSVLKPERCFAKKLVRGLGELKVEEAPIKQAELV, from the coding sequence ATGGAATACTCTACTTTCGGAAGACACGTTGCAGTTGACACTTGGGGAGTCGACTTTGATGCCCTGAACAACGTTGAACTTTTGCAATCGCACATGATCGAGGCGGCCGAAGCTTGCGGCGCCACCGTTCTCTCGGTTCAAGCGAAACAATTCGAACCACAAGGCGCGACGGTGCTCGTGATGCTGTCGGAGAGCCACCTGTCCATTCACACGTATCCTGAAAGAGGCTTTGCGGCCATCGATTGCTATACGTGCGGCGAAACGGTCGATCCGCAGCTCGCGATCGACTACATGGTCAGCGTCCTCAAACCGGAACGTTGCTTCGCCAAGAAACTGGTTCGCGGTCTCGGCGAGCTGAAAGTGGAAGAAGCGCCGATCAAGCAAGCCGAGTTGGTGTAA
- a CDS encoding non-ribosomal peptide synthetase module: MAQRVATEYVNASLTLSEAEMPVFFALCEAQQLRMQVFVLDNGNHEVVLEDGDSGETIRLTFERSNGKFTCVLSCKVVKPKLTNALRKLVSTFKGDAVVNRIYSSFTMVYHYMKGMVVRIVECKGNELKTVFEHRDTLGWLEEQFKRLTVEEEIRIVRQAVNELLDRRNQATGLAEISDIDERLRHHSQVLFALEA; encoded by the coding sequence ATGGCTCAACGGGTAGCCACGGAGTATGTCAACGCTAGTCTTACCTTATCGGAAGCCGAGATGCCGGTGTTTTTTGCTTTGTGCGAGGCGCAGCAGCTGCGAATGCAAGTATTTGTTCTGGACAACGGCAATCACGAGGTGGTTCTTGAAGACGGCGACAGCGGCGAAACGATCCGCCTGACCTTTGAGCGTAGCAATGGCAAATTCACCTGCGTTTTATCCTGCAAAGTCGTAAAGCCCAAACTGACCAATGCGTTGCGGAAGCTGGTATCGACCTTTAAGGGAGACGCGGTCGTCAATCGGATTTATTCGAGTTTTACGATGGTCTACCATTACATGAAAGGCATGGTCGTCCGAATCGTCGAGTGCAAGGGCAACGAATTGAAAACGGTGTTCGAGCATCGCGATACCCTCGGCTGGCTCGAAGAACAGTTCAAGCGGCTTACGGTCGAAGAGGAAATTCGCATCGTTCGCCAAGCCGTCAACGAGCTTCTGGACCGCCGCAATCAAGCGACCGGCCTGGCCGAAATTTCCGACATCGACGAGAGACTCAGGCATCACAGCCAGGTTTTGTTCGCTCTCGAAGCATAG
- the yihA gene encoding ribosome biogenesis GTP-binding protein YihA/YsxC: MKIKTSEFIISAVSPKQYPEDGLPEIALAGRSNVGKSSLINRMLLRRNLARTSSQPGKTQQLNYYLVNRDLYFVDVPGYGYAKVSKTEREAWGRMIERYMRERETLRLVILLVDLRHPPSAQDCSMAEWLSHYGIPLCVVATKADKVNRSAWPKHTKIIREHLQLSKSVPFILFSSETGMGRDELWSLIEQKADLVADSPENPQNDPQESEDNG; the protein is encoded by the coding sequence ATGAAGATCAAAACAAGCGAATTTATTATCAGCGCCGTTTCGCCCAAGCAATATCCCGAGGACGGCTTGCCGGAGATCGCTCTGGCAGGCCGTTCCAACGTCGGCAAGTCCTCGCTCATCAACCGGATGCTGCTGCGCCGCAACCTGGCGCGGACGAGCTCGCAGCCCGGCAAAACCCAGCAGCTGAACTACTACCTCGTCAATCGGGATCTTTATTTCGTCGACGTGCCCGGTTACGGTTATGCCAAAGTGTCCAAGACGGAGCGCGAAGCGTGGGGGCGCATGATCGAACGCTATATGCGCGAGCGGGAAACGCTCCGGCTCGTCATCCTGCTCGTCGATTTGCGCCATCCGCCGTCGGCCCAGGACTGCTCGATGGCGGAGTGGCTCTCCCATTACGGCATCCCGCTTTGCGTCGTGGCGACGAAAGCGGACAAAGTGAATCGCAGCGCCTGGCCGAAACACACGAAAATCATTCGCGAACATTTGCAATTGTCCAAGTCCGTCCCGTTTATCCTGTTTTCTTCGGAGACGGGAATGGGAAGGGATGAATTATGGAGCCTGATCGAGCAAAAAGCAGATCTAGTCGCAGACTCCCCGGAAAATCCGCAGAACGACCCGCAGGAAAGCGAGGATAACGGGTAA
- the lon gene encoding endopeptidase La, which yields MGLNKSRSRSLPLLPLRGLLVYPSMVLHLDVGREKSVKALEQCMVDDHMILLCSQSEINIEEPTEEDIYRVGTIAKVRQMLKLPNGTIRVLVEGVVRAEIEQYLPNDRFYEVVARELHEPPAEDSELDALMRAVLSQFENYINLSKKVTPETLAAVSDIEEPGRLADVITSHLSLKIKDKQEILETVDVRERLEKLLDFLNNEREVLELERKISQRVKKQMEKTQKEYYLREQMKAIQKELGEKEGRAGEAEELRNQMKEAELPEKIAARVAKEIDRLEKMPASSAEGAVIRTYVEWLLALPWSKSTEDDLDLAKAEELLDEEHFGLEKPKERVLEYLAVQQLVKKLKGPILCLVGPPGVGKTSLGRSIAKSLGREFVRISLGGVRDEAEIRGHRRTYVGAMPGRIIQGMRTAGTQNPVFLLDEIDKMAMDFRGDPASAMLEVLDPEQNATFSDHYIELPFDLSNVMFITTANAVHHIPRPLLDRMEVLYIPGYTELEKQEIAGRHLLPKQKRDHGLGEEQLTIEPEAMLRLIRDYTRESGVRNLEQQIASICRKAARRIVADPSAAPIEVDADTLKEWLGPAKYRYGMAEEEDQIGAVTGLAWTEVGGDTLVIEVTVMPGTGKLTLTGQLGDVMKESAQAAFSYTRSRAEELGIDPQFHEKNDIHIHIPEGAIPKDGPSAGITIATALVSALSGRRVNREVAMTGEITLRGRVLPIGGLKEKSLAAHRAGIQKVLLPKDNERDLKDIPDSVKEAMTFIPVSHIDEVLEHALSDTPGPHPSEDENNLVAENAAIGASTKPDAEDIPPIGTH from the coding sequence ATGGGTTTGAACAAATCCAGAAGCCGTTCCCTGCCCCTGCTGCCCTTGCGCGGGCTTCTCGTCTACCCCAGTATGGTGCTCCATCTGGACGTAGGCCGCGAGAAGTCGGTCAAGGCGCTGGAACAATGCATGGTCGACGATCACATGATTTTGCTTTGCTCGCAGTCGGAAATCAACATCGAGGAGCCGACTGAAGAAGATATATACCGGGTTGGCACGATCGCGAAAGTCCGGCAAATGCTCAAGCTCCCCAACGGAACGATACGCGTGCTCGTCGAAGGCGTCGTCCGCGCGGAAATCGAGCAATATTTGCCGAACGACCGCTTTTACGAAGTCGTGGCCCGCGAGCTGCACGAGCCGCCCGCCGAGGATTCGGAGCTGGACGCGCTCATGCGGGCCGTGCTCAGCCAATTCGAGAACTACATCAATCTGTCGAAAAAGGTGACCCCCGAGACGCTGGCCGCGGTCTCGGACATCGAGGAGCCCGGGCGGCTCGCGGACGTCATCACGAGCCATCTGTCGCTCAAGATCAAGGACAAACAGGAAATTCTCGAAACGGTTGACGTGCGCGAGCGGCTCGAGAAGCTGCTCGATTTCCTGAACAACGAGCGCGAGGTGCTCGAGCTCGAACGGAAAATCAGCCAGCGAGTCAAGAAGCAAATGGAGAAGACCCAGAAGGAGTATTACCTTCGCGAGCAGATGAAGGCGATCCAGAAGGAGCTCGGCGAGAAGGAAGGCCGGGCGGGAGAAGCCGAGGAGCTTCGCAATCAGATGAAGGAGGCGGAGCTCCCGGAGAAAATCGCGGCCCGGGTCGCGAAGGAAATCGACCGCCTGGAGAAAATGCCCGCCTCGTCGGCCGAAGGCGCCGTTATCCGCACTTATGTCGAGTGGCTGCTGGCGCTTCCGTGGAGCAAGAGCACCGAAGACGACCTCGATTTGGCCAAAGCGGAGGAGCTGCTTGACGAGGAGCATTTCGGCCTCGAGAAGCCGAAGGAGCGGGTGCTCGAGTATTTGGCGGTCCAGCAACTCGTCAAAAAGCTGAAAGGCCCGATCCTGTGCCTGGTCGGCCCTCCCGGCGTCGGCAAAACGTCGCTCGGCCGCTCGATCGCGAAATCGCTCGGCCGCGAATTCGTCCGCATTTCGCTCGGGGGCGTTCGAGACGAAGCGGAAATCCGCGGACACCGCCGCACCTACGTCGGCGCGATGCCGGGCCGGATCATCCAGGGGATGCGCACTGCCGGCACGCAAAATCCGGTGTTTCTGCTCGACGAAATCGATAAAATGGCGATGGATTTCCGCGGGGATCCCGCTTCGGCCATGCTCGAGGTGCTAGATCCGGAGCAAAACGCCACGTTCAGCGACCATTACATCGAGCTGCCGTTCGATTTGTCGAACGTCATGTTCATCACGACGGCGAACGCCGTCCACCACATTCCGCGGCCTTTGCTGGACCGGATGGAAGTGCTCTACATTCCCGGCTACACGGAGCTGGAGAAGCAGGAAATCGCCGGCCGCCACTTGCTTCCGAAGCAGAAGCGGGACCACGGGCTCGGCGAGGAGCAATTGACGATCGAGCCGGAAGCGATGCTTCGCCTGATCCGCGATTACACGCGCGAGTCGGGCGTCCGCAACCTGGAGCAGCAAATCGCTTCGATCTGCCGCAAGGCGGCGAGGCGCATCGTGGCCGATCCTTCGGCCGCGCCGATCGAGGTCGATGCCGATACGCTCAAGGAATGGCTCGGGCCGGCCAAATACCGGTACGGAATGGCCGAGGAGGAAGATCAGATCGGCGCCGTGACGGGGCTGGCGTGGACCGAAGTCGGCGGCGATACGCTCGTCATCGAGGTGACGGTCATGCCGGGCACCGGGAAGCTGACGCTGACGGGCCAATTGGGCGACGTCATGAAGGAATCGGCGCAGGCGGCGTTCAGCTACACCCGGAGCCGGGCGGAGGAGCTGGGGATCGACCCGCAATTCCACGAGAAAAACGACATTCATATTCATATTCCGGAAGGCGCCATTCCGAAGGACGGTCCTTCGGCCGGCATTACGATCGCGACGGCGCTCGTTTCGGCGCTTTCCGGGCGCCGCGTCAACCGCGAGGTGGCGATGACCGGCGAGATTACGCTGCGCGGACGGGTGCTGCCGATCGGCGGCCTCAAGGAAAAGTCCCTTGCCGCTCACCGCGCCGGCATCCAAAAAGTGCTCCTTCCGAAGGATAACGAGCGCGATCTGAAGGACATTCCGGACAGCGTGAAGGAAGCGATGACCTTCATCCCGGTCTCCCATATCGACGAGGTACTGGAGCATGCGCTTTCGGATACGCCGGGCCCGCATCCGTCCGAGGACGAGAACAACCTCGTGGCGGAGAACGCCGCGATCGGAGCTTCAACGAAACCCGACGCGGAGGATATTCCGCCCATCGGCACCCACTGA
- the lonB gene encoding ATP-dependent protease LonB — MTLSSVLMLVQVFFAIVIGIYFWNLLRNQKSNRTAVDRESRKEMDKLRKLRSVTLTKPLAEKTRPVSMADIVGQKEGLRALKAALCSGNPQHVIVYGPPGVGKTAAARVVLEEAKKNPSSPFRLDAKFTEIDATTARFDERGIADPLIGSVHDPIYQGAGAMGVAGIPQPKPGAVTKAHGGILFIDEIGELHPVQLNKLLKVLEDRKVFLESAYYHAEDPNIPLYIHDIFQNGLPADFRLVGATTRSPNELPPALRSRCMEIYFRPLLPDEIGQIAENAIAKIGFPPQPEAVGVVKQYATNGREAVNIIQLAAGLALSESRDSISAADVEWVVNSSQLPPRPDRKIPGQPQVGLVNGLAVYGPSMGALLEIEVTAIPAAPGKGQFTITGVVDEEELGGGARTLRRKSMAKGSVENAFTVLRRLGLKPENFDLHINFPGGTPVDGPSAGVAMMVAIASAMLNRPVDNKLAMTGEVSIHGRVKPVGGVIAKVEAALQAGAETVLIPKENWQAIFEGLQGVAVVPVETVDEVFSRVFGERPSAADETEAADRLVAAETPFAAAPVSVLHANPVHPESPRPQSQREGHVPPSGSISRPVSG; from the coding sequence ATGACGTTAAGCTCGGTTTTAATGCTCGTTCAAGTATTTTTCGCCATCGTGATCGGCATCTATTTCTGGAATCTGCTGCGCAATCAGAAGAGCAACCGGACGGCGGTCGACCGCGAGTCCCGCAAAGAGATGGACAAACTGCGCAAGCTGCGATCGGTTACGCTGACGAAGCCGCTCGCGGAGAAGACGCGGCCGGTGTCGATGGCCGATATCGTCGGCCAGAAGGAAGGCCTCAGGGCGCTCAAAGCCGCTCTGTGCAGCGGCAACCCGCAGCACGTCATCGTCTACGGGCCGCCGGGAGTCGGCAAAACGGCCGCCGCCCGCGTCGTGCTGGAGGAAGCGAAAAAAAACCCGTCCTCCCCGTTCCGGCTAGACGCCAAGTTTACCGAGATCGACGCGACGACCGCGCGATTTGACGAGCGCGGCATCGCCGATCCGCTGATCGGCTCGGTTCACGACCCGATCTACCAGGGCGCGGGAGCGATGGGAGTGGCCGGCATTCCTCAGCCGAAGCCCGGCGCGGTGACGAAGGCGCACGGGGGCATCTTGTTCATCGACGAGATCGGAGAGCTTCATCCGGTGCAGCTGAACAAGCTGCTCAAGGTGCTCGAGGACCGCAAAGTGTTTCTGGAGAGCGCGTACTACCATGCGGAGGACCCGAACATCCCGCTGTACATTCACGACATTTTTCAAAACGGCCTGCCCGCCGATTTCCGCCTCGTCGGGGCGACGACGCGCTCGCCGAACGAACTGCCGCCGGCGCTGAGAAGCCGCTGCATGGAAATTTATTTCCGGCCGCTGCTTCCCGACGAAATCGGCCAGATCGCCGAGAACGCGATCGCCAAAATCGGGTTTCCGCCGCAGCCCGAAGCGGTCGGGGTCGTCAAGCAGTATGCGACGAACGGCCGCGAAGCCGTCAACATCATTCAGCTGGCGGCCGGGCTTGCGCTCTCGGAAAGCCGCGACAGCATTTCCGCGGCCGACGTGGAATGGGTCGTCAACAGCAGCCAGCTGCCGCCGCGTCCGGACCGCAAAATTCCGGGGCAGCCGCAAGTCGGGCTGGTCAACGGGCTGGCCGTGTACGGCCCCAGCATGGGCGCGCTGCTGGAAATCGAGGTGACGGCGATTCCCGCGGCGCCCGGCAAAGGGCAGTTTACGATTACCGGCGTCGTGGACGAGGAAGAGCTGGGCGGAGGCGCGCGCACGCTGCGCCGCAAAAGCATGGCCAAAGGCTCGGTCGAAAATGCGTTTACCGTGCTGAGGCGGCTCGGCCTGAAGCCGGAAAATTTCGACCTGCATATCAATTTCCCGGGCGGCACGCCGGTCGACGGGCCGTCGGCGGGAGTGGCGATGATGGTCGCCATCGCATCCGCCATGTTGAACCGGCCGGTCGACAACAAGCTGGCGATGACCGGCGAGGTCAGCATCCACGGCCGCGTCAAGCCCGTCGGGGGCGTCATCGCCAAGGTGGAGGCCGCGCTGCAGGCCGGGGCGGAAACGGTGCTCATTCCGAAGGAGAACTGGCAGGCGATCTTCGAGGGCCTGCAAGGCGTCGCCGTCGTCCCGGTCGAAACGGTCGACGAGGTGTTCTCGCGCGTGTTCGGCGAGCGGCCGTCCGCCGCGGACGAAACGGAGGCGGCGGATCGCCTGGTCGCCGCCGAAACGCCTTTTGCCGCCGCGCCCGTTTCGGTGCTGCACGCGAACCCCGTCCATCCGGAATCGCCGCGCCCGCAGAGCCAAAGGGAAGGACACGTTCCGCCGTCCGGATCGATCTCGAGGCCGGTTTCGGGATAA
- a CDS encoding DUF2269 family protein, translated as MNVYLFLHVLGAILFVGNIVTAAFWKVRADASGDVRAIHLTARNVMLADYAFTIPGLALLVVSGALMAERGGYSLAGLNWLTFSLLLFALTGIIWLVALIPLQKKMIRASAEALREGAVTPAYRKASRCWAVFGIAATLLPVVILYLMVFKKV; from the coding sequence ATGAACGTTTATTTGTTTTTGCATGTGCTCGGCGCGATTCTGTTCGTCGGAAATATCGTGACCGCGGCTTTTTGGAAGGTGAGGGCGGACGCGAGCGGAGATGTGCGCGCGATCCATCTGACGGCAAGGAACGTGATGCTGGCGGATTACGCCTTCACGATTCCGGGTCTCGCGCTGCTCGTCGTGTCGGGAGCGCTGATGGCCGAACGGGGAGGTTATTCGCTTGCAGGCTTGAATTGGCTGACGTTTTCGCTGCTGCTGTTCGCGCTTACCGGCATCATCTGGCTCGTGGCGCTCATTCCGCTGCAAAAAAAGATGATTCGCGCGAGCGCGGAAGCGCTGCGCGAAGGCGCCGTTACCCCGGCCTATCGGAAGGCGTCCCGCTGCTGGGCCGTTTTCGGCATCGCGGCGACGCTGCTGCCGGTCGTCATTTTATATTTGATGGTTTTTAAAAAAGTCTGA
- a CDS encoding TetR/AcrR family transcriptional regulator, which yields MKREWKREQTLRLLLDTTSRLVEEKGCVKTTMSEIMRHSGLSKGAIFHYVKSKDELLSMVLEQQMAETDRRFREAIEKGGPTFEGPMGEIASGLPAVAENNVANRIFRYLLGRSDEPEVGELVARFYDKTVRTSVSWIEAGQSHGVIPASIDARRAAETFVLLSNGLRMRSGLPAKEGVLAPEDVAAFIRSVLQPGQTKGERQG from the coding sequence ATGAAAAGGGAATGGAAACGGGAGCAGACGCTCCGGCTTCTGCTGGACACGACCAGCCGGCTGGTGGAGGAGAAAGGCTGCGTCAAGACGACGATGAGCGAAATCATGCGGCATTCGGGACTGTCCAAGGGCGCGATTTTCCACTACGTCAAAAGCAAGGACGAGCTGCTGTCGATGGTGCTGGAGCAGCAGATGGCCGAAACGGACCGTCGGTTTCGCGAGGCGATCGAGAAAGGCGGACCGACGTTCGAAGGACCGATGGGCGAAATCGCGAGCGGCTTGCCGGCCGTCGCGGAGAACAACGTCGCCAACCGGATTTTCCGTTATTTGCTCGGCCGCAGCGACGAGCCGGAAGTCGGGGAATTGGTCGCTCGGTTTTACGATAAAACCGTTCGAACGTCCGTCTCGTGGATCGAAGCCGGACAAAGCCACGGCGTCATTCCGGCTTCGATCGACGCCCGGCGCGCCGCGGAAACGTTCGTGCTGCTGTCGAACGGCCTTCGCATGCGCAGCGGACTCCCGGCGAAAGAAGGAGTCCTCGCGCCGGAGGATGTCGCGGCGTTCATTCGCTCGGTGCTGCAGCCCGGCCAGACGAAAGGAGAACGACAAGGATGA
- a CDS encoding PCYCGC motif-containing (lipo)protein: MTNRSTEDAFKAGKRALPLYALLMAGVFALLLAACGGGGESQGSAPASEHDHAEHAAKTENGDLREETASLADMPSFLDGQGAQVKLSYTAAAKLRDTLQYMPCYCGCGESAGHKSNLDCFIAAVREDGTVLWDDHGTRCGVCQQIALQAAKLKSEGAADAEIRRFVDETYGQGLGKATDTPLPPSA; encoded by the coding sequence ATGACGAATCGGTCGACGGAAGATGCATTCAAGGCCGGCAAACGCGCGCTCCCGCTGTACGCGCTGCTGATGGCGGGGGTTTTTGCCCTGCTGCTGGCCGCATGCGGGGGCGGCGGCGAATCGCAGGGCTCGGCCCCGGCGAGCGAACATGACCATGCGGAGCATGCCGCGAAGACGGAGAACGGCGATTTGCGGGAGGAAACCGCCTCCCTGGCGGACATGCCGTCTTTTCTGGACGGGCAGGGCGCGCAGGTGAAGCTTTCTTATACGGCCGCCGCGAAGCTTCGGGATACGCTGCAATATATGCCGTGTTATTGCGGCTGCGGCGAGAGCGCGGGCCATAAGAGCAATCTCGACTGCTTTATCGCAGCCGTCCGGGAGGACGGGACCGTCCTGTGGGACGATCACGGCACGCGCTGCGGCGTTTGCCAGCAAATCGCGCTCCAGGCCGCCAAGCTGAAGAGCGAGGGCGCCGCGGATGCCGAAATCCGCCGCTTCGTCGACGAAACGTACGGCCAAGGTCTGGGCAAAGCGACGGACACGCCGTTGCCGCCGTCCGCTTGA